The genomic stretch GGCATAAATATGTTCTCTCTGGACCAGGTCTTCAGGACTGAGAGCCATGTTGTCGCGCAGGTAATCAAAACCAAATTCGTTGTTGGTTCCAAAGGTAATATCTGCCTGGTAGGCTTTGCGGCGGGCCTCGCTGTTGGGCTGGTGTTTATCAATACAGTCAACGGAAAGACCATGGAACTGATACAATGGCCCCATCCATTCCGAGTCACGGCGCGAGAGGTAATCATTTACAGTTACGATATGAACACCGCGGCCGGAAAGCGCATTGAGAAAAACGGGAAGGGTGGCAACGAGGGTTTTTCCTTCGCCGGTTGCCATTTCAGCAATTTTCCCCTGATGGAGAACCACACCTCCGATCAGCTGGACATCATAATGAACCATGTCCCAGCGGATGCGGTTTCCTCCGGCCATCCAGCTGCTATGCCACAGTGCTTTGTCACCTTTGATTTCAACATGATCGTATTTGGCGGCCATCTCCCGATCGAAATCATTTGCCGTAACTTCCACCACATCATTCTCCACAAATCTTCTTGCAGTATCTTTCATGATGGCGAAGGCTTCGGGTAAAACTTCATCCATCACTGCCGCAAGCCGCGCATCAATTTCCTTCTCGATCCGGTCAATGCGCTCATAAAGATTTTCCTTCTGGTCAAAATCGTCGGTCCGCTCAACTTCCTCCCTCAGGCGGGCAATTTCAGCTTCCAAATCAGCTACACTGGATTTAACTTTGGTCCGCAATGCTGCCGAACGCGCCCGCAGTTCATCATGCGACAGTTTGGTAATGGAAGGATAAATATCACGAATTTTATCAACTATGGGCATTATCTCCTTGATATCCCTTTCGGACTTATTGCCCAGAAAACCGGAAAGAATTTTATTAATTAGGCTCATCAGTAAAATGATTCAAAAAATACAAAGTACAAAAGTAATGAATATTACAGTAATACTGTTTCCTTAAGAGAAAAACCAAAAACATTGCACTTCCTGTGCAAAAAGCAGACCAGAATGCACAAAACGTCATGGGTTTTTCAGTGCGAAATTACCAGGCGACGGGAAACATTTCCACTGGCTGTATACAATGTGATCAGATACATGCCGTCTTTCCACTGCTGTACAGGAATTTTCAATGCCACATCGTTCTGAGTTCCTGACAAAGTTTCCGACCATTGTACCTGTCCCAGCAGATTGACGATGGTCAATGTAACCTTGTCTCTGACTGGCAATCCTTTAAGCGAAATGTAAAGATACTCTGATGCAGGATTCGGGAAAACCGAAAGATTCTCATGTGTAACTGAAACCGAAGGCACATCCACATAATCCTGAATATGAATATTGTCGATGGCCCATCCCCAGCCATGTGCATAAGGATCGCTGAAAAGGCGGAACCTTATGAGAACCGTATCCTCCGGTTGAAAATAGGGATCGGAAAGCAAATTGATAACCCGCACCTTAAACAGCGACATATCACCAACGGCAAGCGAATTACCACGGATATCTTTTGAACTATTGTACTTTGCAAGCCATTCAGGGTATGCACGGCAATCCCAGCCGGGGACGAATGGTTTCCAGGTACTTCCTCCATCTTTAGAACCTTCCACCACCACATAGTCATAAAAATCAGTACTGCCAAACACACTGTTCTCCTCTCCCGGTTCCACCAGGGCTATCTCCCAGAAGGTCATGTAGGTTGCCGGTCCTGTAAGAATAACCGGAATTCGCAACTGAGCCGTAAAATTCAGCTTCTGATTATCCATATCAGGACTTTTGTAAGGATGTTCACTGTGCAATCCCAGGGTATAGAAGCCTGACGGCTGGTCAATGGAAAAGCCATTCATCAGAAAATCAAATGTTCCGGAATTAAAATCATTGTGATAACTGCGGACAGGTTCCGGGACCGGCTCGACCTGAAGAGTAAAGTATCCTGATTCGGGAAGACGGGTTTCGTTATGCGCCTTTGACTTGTCTCTTGCCACAATGCGATAGAAAATCGTATCGTCGGCTGTAATACCTGCCAATCTGACAGGAATGGAGGCTGAATAATAAACCAGCGAATCATGCCGGAGACCTATGGCAGGTTGAGGGGTCTTGTTCACCAGATATTCTATAAAAGCTGTATCCACTCCCAGGTTATCCCGCACCACTGCTTCCAGAATAACAGAATCGGCTACATCAAGAACATACGGAACAGGTTGATGCTGAATATAGGGTTTGATGGTATCTTCACCTATATAGAAGGAGTAAACAAAATCAGGAGCCCCTGAAGGAGCAGTAAACAAACGCTGGAAGGTATCTTTTACGGAAATATAATAGAAAATTCGTTGTCCCAGTTTTGTCAAAGGAATATCAGCAGAGAATTCATTGGGATTTCCGGTTGGCAGCAATGGCTTTACGGTTGAGGTTCTGAAAGTATCAGAAGAAAAATACAATTTCACGGAATTACGTGAAAGAGCGGTATCACTGGTAACAACAGCCCTAACAGTGACCCGTGAGGTAAGATCTTCAATGTCGGGCAGTGTATCGTGTTTGATCCAGGTATGAATCCATCCCAGATCTCCGAGGATTCCGAGGGCAATCGGGCCCGGGTCATGAATAACTTCCATCGTCTGGGTGGCATGTGTCATAAGGCCGTTTATAGTCCCATCGTATTTGCTGTCGTCAAGATGAGCAATACTGGATCCCTGATCCCACTTGGAAGGAGCATAAAGTTTTGCATTAAACCCTGAATTGGCGCTTCGGGCAACGATTCCGTCAAAATATACCTTATTGCTTCTCAGCGCTGATCCGAGCAATGTTGATGGACGGGGATAGTAATTCGTGTCGACAAGATAAAGACCATAGATATTTGTTACGTACTTATCGAAAATAACCGGAATCCCGGTAGAACCAAGTCCATAATCACCTTCGCGCGTGGCAGAATAATACGTAAAGCTTCTGACAAAACCCAGACCATGGCAGAGTTCATGCAGAACAGTTGTTACAAAGTCATACTTACCGGAAGGGCAATTGCCATCGGTTCCAAAATACCAGAGGGACAGATCATTAGAAAAAGAACCGTAAATATCAGGCTGGTCTTCGCCATTAATATCGCGGCCAAGCATCCGTTCTGCCAGCACCACGGGAAAAAACTTAAATACATCGGAAGACCCGTCAAAGCCTCTGTAATATACTGATGGACCGGTACTTCCAAGAACACCGGAGGGCAGTTTTTCCCAGGTGGCATCAATTCTTATTGGCACCGGAGAAGTTATCATGGAAGCCCAGAGGCTCACTGCATAATCAAAAGCGGTTTTCGCCGCCGAAGGGAAGTCATGATACGTTACCCTGATATCCGCCTTTTTGACAGAAGCAGACTTGAGGCGGGATAGTAATTCAGGGCGTGGTAATATTCTGGTATTGGCATCAACCGGCAAACCATAACATACCGGAGGAGGAAACGTTACCGGTTCTCCGAAAAAAGTTACCTGGGCCGTACCCTTCCCTATAAAAATAAGCAGTAAAATAGAAAACAAAACACTTGTCTTTCTCATAAAACGTTATCATTAGCAAGACATAACAAAACCGTATCTTTACAATCGAATATTTACCGCCAAACCATGAAACAAATTTGCCGATTTATTTTATTCCTGCCAACAATTTTTTTCCTTTCCTGCAGTTTTCATCCATTTAGTAAGGATGAGACACCCTGGCTTGAGATGGAAAAAACTTCGTGCAGGGGACAATGTCCGGAATACAAGGTTAGTTTTTATTCAAATGCAAGGGCCATATACGAAGGATATTCCTTTGCTCCCCGCACCGGCAGGTATTATGCCAGACTCCCGGAAGAAAAAATGAAAAAACTGAATGATATGGTCAGGGAGGCTCAGCTTGATTCCTTCAGGGATTCCTATCTTTCGCTCCGGCCGGATCTTCCAACAACTTACATCCGATATATTTCCGGTGGCAACATCCGGATCATAACTGATTATGACAACGCCCCGGCGGGTCTCAAAAAATTCGAAGAAGAACTGGAAAAACTGACTGAAAGCCTTATCTGGAAAAAAGCCAGGTAAACATTATTCAGCAGCAGTACCGGCATCTTTTTCTTTCTGACGGATTGACATTATATCGCGGTCAAAAAGGTACAAATGCTGGTCTCCGGCGAGGCGCAGACTATCCAGCAGGGAACGCACAGAGGCTTCTTCTTCAAGTTGTTCGTTGACAAACCACTGTACCCACTGATAAGTATTAAAGTCTTTTTCCTCCAGACAGGTTTGAACAATTTCGTTGATGGATGCCGTGATAAATTGTTCATGCTTAAGTACTTCCTCAAACATTTTCAGCACTCCGGCATACCGTACGGGCGGTTTTTCAATTTCGGGAATAATGGCTTTACCGCCGCGTTCGTTGATATACTTGATCACCTTCAGCATATGAAGACGTTCTTCTTCTGCCTGGGCATAGAGCCATCCGGCAATCCCTTTATAGCCTTCTGTTTCGGCCCAGGATGCCATGGCCAGGTAAAGATGGGAGGAGTAGCCTTCGCGCACAACCTGGCGGTTGAGAATGGATTCAATTTTCTTGTTCATATTTCATTGATTTTTAAGGATTTACGACAAATTATGAATGATTTCTGCTGCAAATTCTGAACATTTCAATAAAGT from Bacteroidales bacterium encodes the following:
- a CDS encoding T9SS type A sorting domain-containing protein, whose protein sequence is MRKTSVLFSILLLIFIGKGTAQVTFFGEPVTFPPPVCYGLPVDANTRILPRPELLSRLKSASVKKADIRVTYHDFPSAAKTAFDYAVSLWASMITSPVPIRIDATWEKLPSGVLGSTGPSVYYRGFDGSSDVFKFFPVVLAERMLGRDINGEDQPDIYGSFSNDLSLWYFGTDGNCPSGKYDFVTTVLHELCHGLGFVRSFTYYSATREGDYGLGSTGIPVIFDKYVTNIYGLYLVDTNYYPRPSTLLGSALRSNKVYFDGIVARSANSGFNAKLYAPSKWDQGSSIAHLDDSKYDGTINGLMTHATQTMEVIHDPGPIALGILGDLGWIHTWIKHDTLPDIEDLTSRVTVRAVVTSDTALSRNSVKLYFSSDTFRTSTVKPLLPTGNPNEFSADIPLTKLGQRIFYYISVKDTFQRLFTAPSGAPDFVYSFYIGEDTIKPYIQHQPVPYVLDVADSVILEAVVRDNLGVDTAFIEYLVNKTPQPAIGLRHDSLVYYSASIPVRLAGITADDTIFYRIVARDKSKAHNETRLPESGYFTLQVEPVPEPVRSYHNDFNSGTFDFLMNGFSIDQPSGFYTLGLHSEHPYKSPDMDNQKLNFTAQLRIPVILTGPATYMTFWEIALVEPGEENSVFGSTDFYDYVVVEGSKDGGSTWKPFVPGWDCRAYPEWLAKYNSSKDIRGNSLAVGDMSLFKVRVINLLSDPYFQPEDTVLIRFRLFSDPYAHGWGWAIDNIHIQDYVDVPSVSVTHENLSVFPNPASEYLYISLKGLPVRDKVTLTIVNLLGQVQWSETLSGTQNDVALKIPVQQWKDGMYLITLYTASGNVSRRLVISH
- a CDS encoding ferritin, with amino-acid sequence MNKKIESILNRQVVREGYSSHLYLAMASWAETEGYKGIAGWLYAQAEEERLHMLKVIKYINERGGKAIIPEIEKPPVRYAGVLKMFEEVLKHEQFITASINEIVQTCLEEKDFNTYQWVQWFVNEQLEEEASVRSLLDSLRLAGDQHLYLFDRDIMSIRQKEKDAGTAAE